Proteins found in one Leishmania major strain Friedlin complete genome, chromosome 35 genomic segment:
- a CDS encoding conserved hypothetical protein (previous protein_id=AAZ14438.1): MSLRLESIRVYRELYRAASRSARECALYNSSGLLDYVSRRFGQEADKQSGQLANALRTLERRASDQGSRKRRGAAVGRAQAKLLQQYQRYVSMQIDRTRTLAKALYMAPGNVQLTSVLQVLSAGVGNRTYQQMMESSILSFLEHEAKKVSHNEAAEDMTSERQNRIMLQALLPYAERLLLVHRTAVGEQNRASSLIYLTPWQVTESIIGSRSGVSAVHLRVGRDHLVVEVDETYNKQVVYICCTRQDGGDSGSYEWAQEVERVEISESEEVQKTMFHSQYLFMATRICDALLHDSPLHPTRSTVVIGHAVGGAVGLVLSLLLTQRGFEVSNTISLGAPKSLQGTLERYAGAINPIRVVLAGDPLVELPITGAEGAPFVHIGEILLLSPVNSSSDTLAAADTSECESDNNAVSDAPPSPRVDNFTAESLSVMMADSEGVPFASGSADDPSAAASVSFSKADEALAEEENSEEEGMTEILRVAAQRYRDHFLVEHYVQHLKDPSVVLTYAEGDEVWDEGDYEELKRKSAHELSVTSEERRIRDLRGPL, encoded by the coding sequence ATGTCGCTTCGCCTGGAGTCCATACGAGTGTACCGCGAACTTTATCGTGCTGCGTCACGGTCGGCACGAGAATGCGCGCTGTACAACAGTTCAGGTTTACTGGATTACGTCTCGCGGCGTTTTGGTCAGGAAGCAGACAAGCAGAGTGGCCAGCTCGCAAATGCTCTGCGAACCTTGgagcggcgcgccagcgaTCAGGGGTCGAGAAAGCGGCGCGGTGCGGCAGTTGGCCGCGCCCAAGCAAAGCTACTACAGCAATATCAAAGGTACGTCTCCATGCAAATCGATCGTACTCGCACCCTTGCCAAGGCTCTCTACATGGCGCCGGGCAATGTGCAACTTACATCAGTGCTTCAAGTCCTCTCTGCTGGTGTTGGGAACCGGACGTATCAGCAAATGATGGAGTCTAGCATTCTCTCGTTTCTCGAACACGAAGCCAAGAAAGTTTCTCACAACGAAGCTGCTGAGGACATGACTAGTGAGCGTCAAAATCGGATCAtgctgcaggcgctcttGCCATATGCGGAGCGACTGCTACTTGTTCATCGTACAGCTGTGGGTGAGCAAAATCGGGCGAGCTCACTGATTTATCTGACGCCTTGGCAAGTGACAGAATCCATCATCGGCAGTAGAAGTGGTGTATCTGCCGTGCATCTTCGCGTCGGTCGTGATCACTTAGTGGTCGAAGTGGACGAGACTTACAACAAACAAGTGGTGTACATTTGCTGCACCCGGCAGGATGGGGGCGACTCGGGCAGCTACGAGTGGGCGCAGGAAGTAGAACGTGTGGAGATAAGCGAAAGTGAGGAGGTTCAGAAGACGATGTTTCACAGCCAGTACCTATTTATGGCAACTCGCATTTGTGACGCTCTTCTGCACGACTCTCCGCTGCATCCTACGCGCAGCACCGTTGTGATTGGCCACGCTGTTGGCGGGGCGGTAGGCTTGGTGCTGTCACTCTTGCTCACTCAACGGGGATTTGAGGTGTCGAATACGATTTCTCTCGGCGCACCAAAATCGTTGCAGGGGACGTTGGAGCGCTACGCTGGAGCGATTAATCCGATTCGGGTAGTACTAGCGGGCGACCCGCTAGTAGAGCTTCCTATCACGGGTGCCGAAGGGGCTCCATTTGTCCACATTGGCGAAATTCTTCTTCTGTCGCCAGTGAATTCGTCAAGCGATACCTTAGCCGCAGCAGATACGTCTGAGTGTGAGAGTGACAACAATGCTGTATCAGACGCGCCGCCTTCACCGAGGGTAGACAATTTTACCGCTGAGTCTCTTAGTGTTATGATGGCCGACTCTGAGGGCGTGCCTTTTGCAAGTGGCAGCGCTGATGATCCttccgcagctgcttctgTTTCTTTCAGCAAGGCAGACGAGGCTCTCGCTGAGGAAGAGAACAGTGAAGAAGAAGGAATGACCGAAATACTGCGtgttgctgcgcagcgaTACCGCGATCACTTTTTGGTGGAGCATTATGTGCAGCATTTGAAAGACCCGTCGGTGGTGCTGACGTACGCCGAGGGGGATGAGGTGTGGGATGAGGGAGACTACGAAGAGCTAAAACGGAAGAGTGCTCACGAGCTCTCAGTGACTTCGGAGGAGCGTCGTATTCGCGACCTTCGCGGGCCACTGTAA
- a CDS encoding conserved hypothetical protein (previous protein_id=AAZ14439.1), protein MKLGYKSETSAFFVGAAAFAACFFIPRGFLAAAIPVWIVASRLLARGAVNHARPVTDADTADKQAQARFVMSRDMPMSKRPVAIVTGTNSGIGYWTAVGLAVEGYEVVVTCRSAVLTQQTAERIQQEAERRRRAQPKLYAHSPASVLVEGHLPVECDDFDSVRAFAEWVARKYAQRNVQVLVNNAGGMRKALRFSRFHPNLELHTAMNFLGPLLLTELLLPVLERNGGRVVYVSSEAHRFAQSLLLPGRFSVWRSIGAFPTCNGLIGGKLLNALKEVNQGAGKSSGPLQTSSTQHAFGRYGISKLLNTYHAHMIARRYRGVKDETHRVYACSLHPGCVATNFSRDIMGSFVGIIFSWASLLFLKTAEEGAQTTLHCAMCPRTELELVSPSGEKPTTNADAVSPYFVECADQTTSMLRAYGWDVSEAAAILQWGRQQVGLA, encoded by the coding sequence ATGAAGCTCGGATACAAGAGCGAGACAAGTGCCTTTTTCGTGGGTGCGGCGGCTTTCGCTGCTTGCTTTTTTATACCCCGGGGAttcctcgctgccgccattCCAGTGTGGATTGTGGCAAGTCGCCTGCTGGCGAGGGGCGCCGTGAATCACGCACGCCCCGTGACGGATGCGGACACTGCGGATAAGCAGGCACAGGCCCGCTTTGTGATGTCACGTGACATGCCGATGTCGAAGCGACCGGTGGCGATCGTGACGGGAACGAACAGCGGGATTGGGTACTGGACTGCTGTGGGTCTGGCTGTGGAGGGCTACGAGGTTGTGGTGACGTGCCGGTCGGCTGTGCTGACACAGCAGACGGCTGAGCGGATTCAGCAGGAAGcggagcgccgccgtcgtgccCAGCCGAAACTGTATGCGCACTCTCCAGCGTCAGTGCTTGTGGAGGGCCACCTGCCGGTGGAGTGCGATGACTTTGACAGTGTGCGCGCATTTGCGGAGTGGGTGGCAAGGAAATACGCGCAGCGCAACGTGCAGGTGCTGGTAAACAACGCCGGCGGCATGCGGAAGgcgctgcgcttctctcGGTTTCATCCTAACTTAGAGTTGCACACCGCCATGAACTTCCTCGGCCCGCTTCTGCTGACGGAACTGTTGCTGCCTGTGCTGGAGAGGAACGGTGGCCGCGTTGTGTATGTTTCCAGTGAGGCGCACCGCTTTGCCCAGTCTCTCCTTCTTCCTGGCCGCTTTAGTGTGTGGAGATCGATTGGGGCATTCCCCACGTGCAACGGCCTCATTGGGGGAAAGTTGCTCAATGCGTTGAAGGAGGTCAACCAGGGTGCTGGAAAGTCGAGCGGTCCGCTTCAGACTTCTTCGACTCAGCACGCCTTTGGCCGTTACGGCATCAGCAAGCTGCTGAACACCTACCACGCCCACATGATTGCGCGGCGCTACCGCGGCGTGAAGGACGAGACGCACCGTGTGTACGCCTGCTCGCTGCACCCCGGCTGTGTGGCTACCAACTTCTCTCGAGATATCATGGGCAGCTTTGTGGGTATCATTTTCTCAtgggcgtcgctgctgttcttAAAGACCGCAGAGGAGGGTGCGCAGACGACGCTGCACTGCGCCATGTGCCCGCGCACAGAGCTGGAGTTGGTGTCGCCGTCTGGCGAGAAGCCAACGACGAACGCGGATGCGGTGAGCCCATACTTCGTGGAGTGCGCGGACCAGACGACGAGTATGCTGCGTGCGTACGGCTGGGACGTGAGTGAGGCAGCAGCGATTTTGCAGTGGGGTCGGCAGCAAGTCGGACTCGCCTAA
- the AAH gene encoding adenine aminohydrolase (previous protein_id=AAZ14440.1) — translation MADATLLHHLIEVLPKAELHVHIEGTLSPELLFELAKRNGVQIPYKTVEEVRVAYNFTDLQSFLDLYYEGMSVLITEDDFEDLAYAYTRVMHESRVVHAEPFFDPQGHLCRGVTFRVLYDGLMRGFRRGEAEFGVSVMLIFSFLRHLSEEECLALVLDDMHPDNGQYIRELFVAKAFVAVGLDSSELGHPPEKFARLYRYCREELKVPFLVAHAGEEGPPEYMRDAMSMLKVDRIDHGVAARLDQALCKDLREKRIPLTVCPTSNVALKVFQDRATCGAVVMDLILTEGLCVTINSDDPAYFGGDIRESFRILAETGRLTPATLKQLVLNSFSSSFIADDSKRAYKERVEKVFKDVCGGTYE, via the coding sequence ATGGCTGATGCGACCCTTCTTCATCACCTCATAGAGGTTTTGCCAAAGGCAGAGCTGCACGTGCACATTGAGGGAACACTGAGCCCAGAACTGCTCTTTGAGCTTGCGAAGAGGAATGGGGTGCAGATTCCGTACaagacggtggaggaggtcCGTGTGGCCTATAACTTTACTGATCTGCAGTCATTCCTGGACCTCTATTATGAAGGCATGTCCGTCCTCATCACCGAGGACGATTTTGAGGACCTGGCATATGCCTACACGCGTGTGATGCACGAGAGCCGCGTCGTTCACGCCGAGCCCTTTTTCGATCCCCAAGGTCACCTCTGCCGCGGCGTTACATTTCGCGTTCTCTACGACGGGCTCATGAGGGGGTTTCGCCGCGGTGAGGCCGAGTTTGGAGTCAGTGTAATGCTCATCTTTAGCTTCCTTCGTCATCTCTCCGAGGAGGAGTGCCTTGCACTCGTGCTCGATGACATGCACCCCGACAACGGTCAGTACATACGTGAGCTGTTCGTAGCGAAGGCGTTTGTAGCGGTGGGGCTGGACTCTTCAGAATTGGGCCACCCACCGGAGAAGTTCGCGCGGCTCTACCGCTACTGCCGCGAAGAGCTGAAGGTGCCGTTCCTTGTGGCGCACGCGGGCGAGGAAGGTCCACCGGAGTACATGCGGGATGCGATGAGCATGCTGAAAGTGGACCGCATCGACCACGGTGTGGCCGCGCGTCTGGACCAGGCGCTGTGCAAGGATCTGCGTGAGAAGCGAATCCCACTGACTGTGTGCCCGACGTCGAACGTAGCCCTCAAGGTCTTCCAGGATCGCGCGACGTGCggggcggtggtgatggacCTCATTTTGACAGAGGGGCTCTGCGTCACCATCAACTCGGATGATCCGGCCTACTTTGGCGGCGACATTCGAGAGAGTTTCCGCATTCTCGCCGAGACGGGCCGACTCACCCCGGCCACGCTGAAGCAGCTCGTGCTCAACTCGttctccagcagcttcaTCGCCGACGATAGCAAACGCGCGTACaaggagagggtggagaAGGTGTTCAAGGACGTGTGCGGGGGGACGTATGAGTGA
- a CDS encoding conserved hypothetical protein (previous protein_id=AAZ14441.1) translates to MLHLFSSEVAALASMVLFGLVYGAFYFLNIAWARNPNAADLLVFICSCIFACRTAAKGKVCQWPSGVDFTGRVALVVGATSGVGYSTAMQLAEHGWTVVLAARNTDRLLFSKRTIERHLQKCNAKGSVKVLGTVDLRSDASIRAYVKELAAMKAHLPVGLLIMAAGALHRHLHFVGEVEELKTGSASVAASSRAWRSMECMIAANAVGPYLFTQLMLPLLDETAERTSVTSRVVNVASSCHTFLGPGRQARYNPLEMIRGLDERASEVLPGGGCGDTQESKAARSPYYIRDYSWANFVGYYGLSKLCVMWNTRLLARQVATMRFIPKTAARTPALREPAAKCTTADSAQNVTATPETDRQDQLKIFVACTHPGIITTYLYRDIFAPWVLDYFFYYPSLVFGKTWFESAQSTLKAAVEATGMVQGGYYLCSGEYGPESGVNCVSAHAQRATSIEEYQRWMMARVTPVLRAENEMAAKKQDEAAPQ, encoded by the coding sequence ATGCTCCATCTTTTCTCATccgaggtggcggcattGGCTTCGATGGTGCTGTTTGGACTTGTGTATGGCGCCTTCTACTTCTTGAACATTGCCTGGGCTCGCAATCCGAATGCCGCCGACCTGCTTGTGTTCATCTGTAGCTGCATCTTCGCATGTCGAACGGCCGCCAAGGGTAAGGTGTGCCAGTGGCCCTCCGGTGTGGACTTCACGGGCCGCGTAGCGCTCGTCGTTGGGGCCACCTCCGGCGTCGGCTACAGCACAGCAATGCAGCTCGCAGAGCACGGGTGGACCGTTGTGCTCGCCGCGCGCAACACCGATCGACTCCTTTTTTCCAAAAGGACGATAGAGCGTCACTTGCAGAAGTGCAACGCCAAGGGCTCGGTGAAGGTGCTCGGCACCGTTGACCTGCGCTCGGATGCGTCTATCCGCGCCTATgtgaaggagctggcggcgatGAAGGCGCACCTGCCGGTGGGCCTCCTCATCATGGCGGCTGGCGCGCTGCATCGACATCTGCACTTTGTCGgtgaggtggaggagctgaaaACAGGCAGTGCATCCGTCGCGGCATCGTCCAGGGCATGGCGGTCGATGGAGTGCATGATCGCCGCGAATGCAGTGGGCCCGTATTTATTCACCCAGCTGATGCTCCCTTTGTTGGACGAGACGGCAGAGAGGACATCGGTCACGTCGCGCGTCGTGAACGTGGCATCGAGCTGCCACACCTTCCTCGGCCCTGGCCGTCAAGCTCGCTACAACCCGCTCGAGATGATCCGCGGACTCGATGAGCGGGCCTCCGAAGTGCTTCCCGGAGGCGGCTGTGGTGACACGCAAGAGAGCAAAGCTGCGCGTAGCCCGTACTACATTCGTGACTACAGCTGGGCCAATTTTGTTGGTTACTATGGCCTTTCCAAGCTCTGTGTAATGTGGAACACGCGACTCCTGGCGCGGCAGGTCGCGACGATGCGCTTCATCCCGAAGACTGCGGCGAGGacgcctgcgctgcgcgaACCCGCTGCGAAGTGCACCACCGCAGACTCTGCCCAGAACGTCACTGCAACCCCAGAGACAGACCGACAGGACCAACTCAAGATTTTCGTCGCCTGCACTCACCCTGGCATCATAACCACCTACCTCTACCGTGACATTTTTGCGCCGTGGGTGCTCGACTACTTCTTCTACTACCCTTCCCTGGTCTTCGGCAAGACATGGTTCGAGTCTGCGCAGTCGACTCTCaaggcagcggtggaggccACGGGTATGGTACAGGGAGGCTACTACCTCTGCAGCGGGGAGTACGGCCCGGAGAGCGGTGTCAACTGCGTctcggcacacgcgcagcgtGCGACAAGCATAGAAGAATATCAAAGGTGGATGATGGCACGAGTCACGCCGGTGCTGAGGGCTGAGAATGAGATGGCCGCGAAGAAGCAAGACGAAGCGGCCCCGCAATGA
- a CDS encoding conserved hypothetical protein (previous protein_id=AAZ14442.1) yields the protein MPPPASTAQAGAGRDAPLAESPPPNSTTLTIPHVNIPLLPPGHPLPTSTDDMEASTAVYFREGRNPYGKRHRSTLVNEPSASASSTVLEIVSAEEDVRAAVEGTDRGRFAGSAPQSQSAAAGDAVTAQYLAQLFDEPARCEQDLYRLVDVAYCRRLLAQEAEEFKMAVSSQPPAGSSLEGTEAAVVRAKRVHEFNSCLTAGQHRRYRVFVLEWLRHQLSPSAPPNSAEVLKVVQQEQRLFLEALRREALCRVVRLSSGHHTTTYACLGRALTSFAQYRRLHQMQEQLVSFLNDAKAKESKGLLLPGSAPAASSSAASGAAEEDARSRDVAHSPSGDLQQGVPHGATPLQVFQRRFPSLRVLQWHLIKLYNSQQNGVAAPFPNPQVRSFAAPSGAAAGGRPHNRHSESDGTAKASSSAAAAAHPSAVPLVPASATLLLASLPQHRQDDDGDQPDTRDGGRVSDDGDSERSTSSAVPAFSSHLSTDVTAAAASLTPLSTSALHTYVAHHLLPRLGWQASKYQGKDGEAGVDDEGSTAVVASVSLTMTFEAMLKLFVAHVDTEEPRTSFRIPICVHVRRKPDSRHTDSTTSERGVYHAHVAVGAAVPNVTESRQSIQLAAAEYLLCQAANRKGSRGEAATSSEARHLPSTPTAAETVPLAAATVHLSRSTAMPRDIKTRQATAQSMTGGAGGNPINASVENLLEQQEPASETVLPLVFRVAAPVAAAVSTAHGTDPLQRVSPVVIMAKMEHLNVTSAVAPHARSPSLAASPSTVDSECVVASLTETATPCRWLLEMLSPREMLQLDLLFACFPSATAHLHRVQLSQKSGRSDSAEPRGTCEEEECLSMDVLAVEQLTPQKWGLSRQHLQKRPAESLITTPSPAEVLATYTWDLLYDTLAWLLDTIARRVAYALESEGGRGEGSAEGTTNATEERYMYLILSNHANLVNTSASTKLCAKKRPENASEPAYTTVITSSYTESRFAVRYVVQDAAEIYPNYEPKVPIAFEVANLRFLEKDAPSGSDEDGEGDIKSTREERDVSKVASRLYRDPHTWNAETIPFTFPRAPAPALAPT from the coding sequence ATGCCTCCACCGGCGTCCACGGCGCAGGCTGGGGCTGGGCGAGATGCGCCTCTCGCAGAGTCCCCACCGCCGAATTCGACCACACTCACAATCCCTCATGTGAACATTCCATTGCTTCCCCCCGGTCATCCACTGCCGACCTCTACGGACGACATGGAGGCGTCCACAGCCGTGTACTTCCGCGAGGGCCGCAACCCTTACGGAAAGCGGCACCGCTCTACGCTCGTGAATGAGCCGTCCGCGTCGGCATCGTCCACCGTGCTGGAAATCGTGAGCGCTGAGGAGGACGTCCGTGCAGCCGTAGAGGGTACCGATAGAGGTCgcttcgccggcagcgccccaCAATCGCagtccgctgcggcgggggACGCTGTCACAGCGCAGTACCTTGCGCAGCTCTTCGACGAACCGGCAAGGTGTGAGCAGGACCTGTACCGCCTCGTGGATGTGGCGTACTGCCGACGCCTCCTTGCgcaggaagcggaggagtTCAAGATGGCCGTCTCGTCACAGCCGCCAGCAGGATCATCGTTGGAGGGCACCGAAGCCGCCGTAGTAAGGGCGAAGAGAGTTCACGAGTTCAACTCATGCCTGACAGCCGGTCAGCATCGGCGCTACCGCGTGTTTGTGCTCGAGTGGCTTCGACACCAGCTCTCCCCGTCAGCTCCGCCGAACTCTGCGGAGGTTTTGAAGGTGGTACAGCAGGAGCAACGGCTGTTTCTcgaagcgctgcggcgagaGGCGTTGTGCCGCGTGGTTCGACTCTCGTCCGGCCATCACACAACAACGTACGCGTGCCTGGGCAGAGCGCTGACTAGCTTTGCGCAGTACCGTCGCCTGCACCAGATGCAGGAGCAGCTCGTCTCCTTCCTCAACGACGCCAAGGCGAAAGAGAGCaaggggctgctgctgccgggtAGCGCTCCGGCGGCGAGTTCTTCAGCGGCGTCAGGCGCTGCCGAAGAGGATGCACGCAGCAGAGACGTCGCGCACAGTCCCTCCGGTGATCTGCAGCAAGGCGTGCCACACGGGgcgacaccgctgcaggtgttTCAGCGACGTTTTCCGAGTCTACGCGTCCTTCAGTGGCATCTGATTAAACTGTACAACTCCCAGCAGAatggcgtcgccgcccctTTCCCGAATCCGCAGGTTCGCAGCTTCGCAGCGCCCtcaggtgctgccgctggaggTCGCCCGCACAACCGCCACTCGGAGTCAGACGGCACCGCCAAGGCTTCTTCctcggcagctgcagcagcgcacccgTCTGCGGTTCCGCTGGTGCCCGCATCGGCGACCCTGTTGCTAGCTTCTCTGCCCCAGCACAGAcaagacgacgacggtgatCAGCCAGACACAAGGGATGGCGGTAGAGTgtccgacgacggcgacagcgagagGTCAACGTCCTCTGCGGTTCCTGCCTTTTCTTCCCACCTGTCTACTGATgtgactgctgctgctgcgagccTGACGCCGCTGTCCACGTCAGCACTACACACGTACGTcgcccaccacctcctcccacgCCTCGGCTGGCAAGCGTCGAAGTATCAAGGTAAGGATGGAGAAGCCGGTGTCGACGATGAAGGTAGCACCGCCGTTGTCGCGTCTGTGTCGCTCACCATGACGTTTGAGGCGATGCTCAAGCTGTTCGTTGCGCACGTCGACACCGAGGAGCCCCGCACGTCCTTCCGGATTCCTATCTGTGTTCATGTGAGACGCAAGCCTGACTCGCGCCACACCGACAGCACCACGTCCGAGCGTGGGGTGTACCACGCGCACGTGGCGGttggcgctgcggtgcccaATGTGACGGAGAGCCGACAAAGCATTcagctggccgccgcggAGTATCTGCTCTGCCAGGCCGCTAACCGCAAAGGGTCGAGGGGCGAAGCGGCCACGTCCAGCGAGGCCCGACATCTCCCAAGTACCCCCACGGCGGCAGAAACGGTCCCTCTTGCTGCCGCCACAGTTCACCTCTCGCGCAGTACTGCCATGCCGCGAGACATCAAAACAAGACAGGCAACTGCGCAGTCAATGACGGGTGGGGCTGGTGGCAATCCCATCAACGCATCTGTCGAAAACTTAttggagcagcaggagccTGCCTCTGAAACCGTTCTTCCTCTTGTATTTCGCGTTGCAGCGcctgttgccgccgctgtctcgACGGCACATGGCACCGATCCTCTTCAAAGAGTCTCACCGGTGGTGATCATGGCGAAGATGGAGCACCTCAATGTCACTTCCGCGGTCGCGCCCCACGCTCGTTCGCCGTCGTTGGCAGCGTCACCATCTACCGTTGACTCTGAGTGTGTCGTTGCGTCACTAACGGAGACGGCGACCCCGTGCCGCTGGCTGCTCGAGATGCTGTCCCCTCGGGAGATGCTTCAGCTGGACTTGCTGTTCGCATGCTTTCccagcgcgacggcgcatCTGCACCGTGTGCAGTTATCGCAGAAAAGTGGCAGGAGCGATTCCGCGGAGCCGCGAGGCAcgtgcgaggaggaggagtgtCTTTCCATGGATGTGCTGGCCGTCGAGCAGTTGACACCCCAGAAATGGGGTTTAAGCCGTCAGCACTTGCAGAAGCGGCCCGCAGAGTCGCTCATCACGACCCCGTCGCCGGCTGAGGTGCTCGCTACCTACACGTGGGACCTGCTCTACGATACACTCGCCTGGCTGCTCGACACCATAGCTCGCCGTGTAGCCTACGCGCTCGAGTCGGAGGGGGGCCGCGGAGAGGGGTCAGCCGAGGGCACCACCAACGCTACGGAGGAGCGCTACATGTACTTGATTCTGAGCAACCACGCCAACCTGGTAAACACTTCAGCAAGCACCAAGCTGTGCGCAAAGAAGAGGCCCGAGAACGCATCAGAGCCAGCATACACCACCGTTATCACCTCCAGTTACACGGAGAGCCGTTTTGCCGTGCGCTACGTAGTGCAGGACGCAGCAGAAATCTACCCCAATTATGAGCCCAAGGTTCCCATTGCCTTTGAGGTCGCGAATCTGCGTTTTCTCGAGAAAGACGCgccgagcggcagcgacgaggacggtGAGGGTGACATCAAGTCAACtagagaggagagggatgTGAGCAAGGTGGCGTCTCGGCTTTACCGGGATCCCCACACGTGGAATGCAGAGACGATCCCTTTTACGTTTCCGAGGGCGCCGGCACCCGCCCTAGCACCAACGTGA
- a CDS encoding putative 60S ribosomal protein L12 (previous protein_id=AAZ14443.1), producing the protein MPPKFDPNQEIIVVVRAVGGEVAATASLAPKVGPLGLNAKKIGEDIAKCTKDWKGLKVTCELRVKNRVATVVVTPSVASRLIRALKEPPRDRKKVKNIKHSGNIPFAEIIKIAKESQPKSMGSDLKAVVMEVLGTAVSIGCTVDGESPLDIQAKVREGKLKVPN; encoded by the coding sequence ATGCCGCCGAAGTTCGACCCCAACCAGGAGATCAtcgtggtggtgcgcgcCGTCGGTGGCGAGGTGGCTGCGACAGCCTCCCTGGCCCCGAAGGTCGGTCCTCTCGGTCTCAACGCCAAGAAGATCGGTGAGGATATCGCCAAGTGCACCAAGGACTGGAAGGGTTTGAAGGTCACCTGCGAGCTGCGCGTCAAGAACCGtgtggcgacggtggtggtgacgccgTCCGTGGCGTCTCGCCTCATCCGCGCGCTGAAGGAGCCGCCGCGCGATCGCAAGAAGGTCAAGAACATCAAGCATAGCGGCAACATCCCGTTCGCGGAGATCATCAAGATCGCCAAGGAGTCGCAGCCCAAGTCCATGGGTAGCGATCTCAAGGCTGTCGTGATGGAGGTGCTCGGCACGGCCGTGTCCATCGGCTGCACCGTCGATGGCGAGAGCCCGCTCGACATCCAGGCGAAGGTACGGGAGGGAAAGTTGAAGGTCCCCAATTAA
- a CDS encoding putative RNA-binding protein (previous protein_id=AAZ14444.1) has protein sequence MMEERHSHGSNDEIQNGGDTDNFRRNQGTILFVGNLPFQTPWQHVKDYFRNAGKVRYTDLIADRTGRPKGSALVTMMTVEGAENAIRMFNETDFEGRRLIVRRFDDGPRPPLVQRDMMPAYGNTAPQSRGQYTAGGYYQGAAASGAAAGYNRHNMAGSAYGRGAPYQVGAAESTEMNGTEPLPKPRSQQVPEVGRKLFVSNLPFDCTNSALRETFQQVGLVERAEIILGRNGKSRGMGIVVMKSEDEAQIAIAEFDGIEMANRAMNVRLDNKTL, from the coding sequence ATGATGGAGGAGCGCCACTCGCACGGGTCGAACGACGAAATCCAAAACGGCGGCGACACCGATAACTTCCGCCGAAACCAGGGCACGATCCTCTTCGTTGGCAACCTCCCCTTCCAGACCCCGTGGCAGCACGTGAAGGACTACTTCCGTAACGCCGGCAAGGTGCGCTACACGGATCTCATCGCCGACCGCACCGGCCGCCCGAAAGGCTCGGCGCTGGTCACGATGATGACCGTGGAAGGCGCCGAAAATGCGATCCGCATGTTTAACGAGACCGACTTCGAGGGCCGCCGGCTGATCGTGCGCAGGTTCGACGACGGCCCGCGCCCTCCGCTGGTGCAGCGGGACATGATGCCCGCCTACGGCAACACCGCTCCCCAGAGCCGCGGCCAGTACACGGCTGGCGGCTACTACCagggcgcagctgcttccggtgctgcggctgggTACAACCGCCACAACATGGCGGGTAGCGCCTACGGCCGTGGCGCGCCGTACCAGGTCGGTGCTGCGGAGTCGACTGAGATGAATGGCACGGAGCCGCTTCCTAAGCCGCGCAGCCAGCAGGTGCCAGAGGTGGGCCGTAAGCTCTTTGTCTCGAACCTCCCCTTCGATTGCACGAACAGCGCTCTCCGTGAGACGTTTCAGCAGGTGGGCCTGGTCGAGCGGGCTGAGATCATCCTGGGCCGCAACGGCAAGAGCCGCGGCATGGGCATCGTTGTCATGAAGTCTGAGGATGAAGCGCAGATTGCAATTGCCGAGTTTGACGGCATCGAGATGGCGAACCGCGCCATGAACGTGCGCCTCGACAACAAGACATTGTAG
- the KMPII-1 gene encoding kinetoplastid membrane protein-11 (previous protein_id=AAZ14445.1) → MATTYEEFSAKLDRLDEEFNRKMQEQNAKFFADKPDESTLSPEMKEHYEKFERMIKEHTEKFNKKMHEHSEHFKQKFAELLEQQKAAQYPSK, encoded by the coding sequence ATGGCCACCACGTACGAGGAGTTCTCGGCGAAGCTGGACCGCCTGGATGAGGAGTTCAACAGGAAGATGCAGGAACAGAACGCCAAGTTCTTTGCGGACAAGCCGGATGAGTCGACGCTGTCGCCCGAGATGAAGGAGCACTACGAGAAGTTCGAGCGCATGATCAAGGAGCACACAGAGAAGTTCAACAAGAAGATGCACGAGCACTCGGAGCACTTCAAGCAGAAGTTCGCTgagctgctcgagcagcagaaggCTGCGCAGTACCCGTCCAAGTAA